One Neodiprion pinetum isolate iyNeoPine1 chromosome 1, iyNeoPine1.2, whole genome shotgun sequence genomic window carries:
- the LOC124215883 gene encoding uncharacterized protein, translating into MSEAKKTKILETLHETTQCKIPDGNCIVALEKLAKNLKCTSCSSLLDMEKMYGYNREGLHVKFKIKCDTCGRYNNVNTAESTNGVSDVNMSVVLGAIHAGVGNTGLNKILACANLPRVIDKIYKKYEVVVGQAIELEAKESCKRAASEEKELVIKNVKKLCDTL; encoded by the exons ATGTCAGAAgctaaaaaaacaaaaattctcgaaaCACTGCATGAAACTACTCAATGTAAAATTCCAGATGGGAATTGTATAGTTgcattggaaaaattagctaAAAACCTCAAATGCACCAGCTGCAGCAGTCTTTTAGACATGGAAAAAATGTACGGCTATAACAGAGAAGGACTTCACGTAAAGTTTAAGATAAAATGTGATACTTGTGGCAGatataataatgttaatacCGCAGAGTCCACCAATGGTGTTTCTGATGTCAATATGTCCGTGGTTTTAG GGGCTATTCATGCCGGTGTTGGAAATACTGgcttaaataaaattcttgcTTGTGCCAATTTACCTCGAGTAATagacaaaatttataaaaagtaCGAAGTTGTAGTTGGTCAAGCAATAGAATTAGAAGCTAAAGAAAGTTGCAAGCGAGCTGCTTCTGAGGAAAAAGAattggtgataaaaaatgtcaaaaagcTGTGTGACACATTGTAA